Proteins from a genomic interval of Mesorhizobium sp. CAU 1732:
- a CDS encoding TrbC/VirB2 family protein has translation MNMSARIRPVATVATMATVFSLALIEPSFAQAGGIESVLQNIVNMLTGNVARLLAIIAVIIVGIAWMFGYLDLRKAAFVVLGIGIIFGATEIVGMISGG, from the coding sequence ATGAACATGTCGGCCCGCATCAGGCCCGTCGCGACCGTCGCGACGATGGCGACTGTATTTTCCCTGGCCCTGATCGAGCCGAGTTTCGCCCAGGCCGGCGGCATCGAAAGCGTGCTTCAGAACATCGTCAACATGCTGACCGGCAACGTTGCCCGGCTGCTGGCGATCATCGCCGTCATCATCGTCGGCATCGCCTGGATGTTCGGCTATCTCGACCTGCGCAAGGCGGCCTTCGTCGTTCTGGGCATCGGCATCATCTTCGGGGCGACCGAAATCGTCGGGATGATCTCAGGAGGCTAA
- a CDS encoding virB8 family protein has translation MVTNDSLKDYFDKARRFDQDRMVSAERSRRLAWFVAAVASVLACISIAAVVALTPLKTVEPFVIRVDNSTGIVDVVSALSSTAGSYDEEVTKYFAAHYVRAREGYVWSEAEENFRTASLMSNAAEQQRFAAAYRGSNPESPQNIYGRSSTSKIAIKSISLINANAVSVRYTRTITRGGDVRTTHWVATITYSYANAPISSSDRLVNPLGFVVSEYRADPEAF, from the coding sequence ATGGTGACCAACGACAGTCTCAAGGATTATTTCGACAAGGCGCGCCGTTTCGACCAGGACCGGATGGTTTCGGCCGAGCGTTCGAGGCGACTCGCCTGGTTCGTCGCCGCAGTCGCCAGCGTGTTGGCCTGCATATCGATCGCCGCCGTCGTGGCGCTGACGCCGCTCAAGACCGTCGAGCCTTTCGTCATCCGCGTCGATAATTCGACTGGCATTGTCGACGTCGTCTCGGCCCTTTCCTCGACAGCCGGTAGCTATGACGAGGAAGTCACCAAGTATTTCGCGGCACACTATGTCCGTGCCCGCGAAGGCTATGTGTGGTCGGAGGCCGAGGAGAATTTTCGCACTGCCTCATTGATGTCCAATGCCGCCGAGCAGCAGCGTTTTGCCGCCGCCTATCGCGGCAGCAATCCGGAATCACCGCAGAACATCTATGGTCGATCGTCGACATCGAAGATCGCCATTAAGTCGATCTCGCTGATCAACGCCAATGCCGTGTCGGTTCGCTACACGCGTACCATCACGCGCGGCGGCGACGTGCGCACCACCCATTGGGTGGCGACGATCACCTATTCCTACGCCAATGCCCCGATTTCCTCGAGCGACCGGCTGGTGAACCCGCTTGGGTTCGTCGTGAGCGAGTACCGGGCCGATCCGGAGGCTTTCTGA
- a CDS encoding type IV secretion system protein VirB3 gives MAERITLEEDTLFVACTRPAMIGGVTMEAMGINMIFTTILFILAGSVAYALVGLVFHVIFKAIVKHDHNMFRVLLGWIETRGRARNAGFWGGSTLTPLRLVRRYDERDLGLA, from the coding sequence ATGGCGGAACGGATCACGCTCGAAGAAGACACGCTGTTCGTCGCCTGCACCCGTCCGGCGATGATCGGCGGCGTCACCATGGAGGCGATGGGGATCAACATGATCTTCACAACGATCCTCTTCATCCTCGCGGGATCCGTTGCCTATGCCCTTGTCGGACTGGTGTTCCACGTCATCTTCAAGGCGATCGTCAAGCACGACCACAACATGTTCCGGGTGCTGCTCGGCTGGATCGAAACGCGGGGCAGGGCTCGCAACGCCGGCTTCTGGGGCGGCTCGACACTGACCCCGTTGCGTCTCGTTCGCCGCTATGACGAAAGGGATCTCGGCCTTGCCTAG
- a CDS encoding EexN family lipoprotein, with translation MRQPAALLLMAMLAACSEPPRETVITVSEFLADDSLRAEHLEKCRDNPGTLDETANCRNAEEAEGKARLERMNRALGG, from the coding sequence ATGAGGCAGCCGGCGGCGCTACTTCTCATGGCAATGCTTGCGGCCTGCTCTGAGCCGCCGCGTGAGACCGTTATCACGGTGAGCGAATTTCTTGCCGACGACAGCTTGCGCGCCGAGCATCTCGAGAAATGCCGCGACAACCCGGGCACGCTGGATGAGACCGCCAATTGCCGCAACGCCGAGGAAGCCGAGGGCAAGGCACGGCTCGAGCGCATGAACAGGGCGCTTGGGGGATAG
- a CDS encoding type IV secretion system protein VirB7, with the protein MPVVRVLTLVGMLAVLSGCATLSYPLPKCDGYAKRPLNRSMWEWEGTKQPAANQHSALDAVEKGEAALASEREEQAPVQTAFAQFDEAGSHRGCQVG; encoded by the coding sequence GTGCCTGTAGTTCGAGTTCTGACATTGGTGGGCATGCTGGCCGTTCTTTCCGGCTGCGCGACGCTGAGCTATCCGCTTCCCAAATGCGACGGCTACGCCAAGCGCCCGCTCAATCGCTCCATGTGGGAATGGGAGGGGACGAAGCAGCCCGCAGCCAACCAGCATTCCGCGCTCGATGCCGTTGAAAAAGGCGAGGCGGCGCTTGCATCGGAGCGGGAAGAGCAAGCCCCGGTTCAGACCGCCTTTGCCCAGTTCGATGAGGCCGGATCGCACCGCGGCTGCCAGGTAGGGTAG
- the virB9 gene encoding P-type conjugative transfer protein VirB9 encodes MAAILMPLPAHTLEIPASAQQDNRVRFVNYQPYNITRIVGTIRSSVQVEFAPDEEIAHVALGNTVAWEVAPAGHILFLKPRENQPATNISVVTTRRDGSKRSYQMELVVRDGSVDAGQNTYFYVKYRYPADEAERRRLEEEARKRAAEAGYADQVLGIHEQYGPRNWRYSAQGSAAIEPQAVYDNGKVTTFAFSGNQEMPAIYIENSDGTESLVPKTVQGDLVLVHAISRKFILRRGSDTLCIFNEAYSPAGVDAGTNTTSPSVERVVKVPAAGQ; translated from the coding sequence GTGGCTGCGATCCTGATGCCATTGCCCGCGCATACGCTGGAAATTCCGGCAAGCGCACAGCAGGACAATCGCGTCCGCTTCGTCAACTACCAGCCCTACAACATCACCCGTATCGTCGGCACGATCCGCTCGTCGGTGCAGGTCGAATTTGCGCCGGATGAAGAAATCGCCCATGTCGCCCTCGGCAACACCGTCGCCTGGGAAGTTGCGCCGGCCGGCCACATCCTGTTCCTCAAGCCCCGCGAGAACCAGCCGGCAACGAACATCTCCGTCGTCACCACGCGGCGCGACGGGTCCAAGCGCAGCTATCAGATGGAGCTCGTTGTCCGTGACGGGTCGGTGGATGCCGGCCAGAATACCTATTTCTACGTGAAATATCGCTATCCCGCCGATGAAGCCGAGCGGCGGCGGCTTGAAGAGGAGGCGCGGAAGCGGGCGGCCGAGGCCGGCTATGCCGATCAGGTGCTGGGAATCCACGAGCAATACGGTCCGCGAAACTGGCGTTATTCCGCGCAAGGGTCGGCGGCGATCGAGCCGCAGGCGGTCTATGATAATGGCAAGGTCACGACCTTCGCCTTCTCCGGCAACCAGGAAATGCCGGCCATCTACATCGAGAACTCGGATGGTACCGAAAGCTTGGTCCCCAAGACGGTGCAGGGCGATCTCGTTCTCGTCCATGCGATCAGCCGCAAGTTCATCCTGCGCCGCGGCTCCGACACGCTCTGCATCTTCAACGAAGCCTATTCGCCGGCCGGCGTCGATGCCGGCACCAACACCACCTCGCCCTCGGTCGAACGCGTGGTCAAGGTGCCGGCGGCTGGCCAGTAA
- a CDS encoding VirB4 family type IV secretion system protein: protein MPRTTAVRSRELEPETFIPYVRHVDERVIALDSRALVVVIALEGVSFETADTIDLNALHRDLNTLYRNIADERLALWTHLIRRRDNEYPDGSFANAFSRTLNEKYRARMIGEDLFRNDLYVSLVWHPGRDAAERVVAFLASLRKARRGGVELDRDALKNLDDAIVDVTAGLKRFNPRVLTLQDRDGLVFSEPSEVLHQLVGGRREAVPLTEGRISSAIYSDRVIVGRETVEIRHEGSSRYAGMFGFKEYPARTRSGMFDGLLTVPYELILTQSFSFLSKADAKTVMGRKQNQMVSAGDKAGSQLEELDDALDDLESNRFVLGDHHLTLTVFADSVKALTDNLAKSRTHLTNGGAVVAREDLGLEAAWWAQLPGNFRYRVRSGAITSKNFAAFSPFHSYPVGQRDGNEWGPAVAMLKTASGSPLYFNLHYGDLGNTFIGGPSGSGKTVLLNFLLSQTEKFDAHIVFFDKDRGADLFVRAAGGTYLPLHNGRPTGCAPLKGMELTPENRVFLAQWVTKLVSSKSHEISVAETRDIAGGIDGLADLPVEQRTIGALRTFLNNTDPEGVAARLRRWERGGPLGWVFDNDSDEIGIGAKFLGYDMTDFLDNEEIRTPLMAYLFHRVEQLIDGRRIIIVIDEFWKALADEGFRDLAQNKLKTIRKQNGLMLFATQSPRDAINSPIAHTIIEQCPTQVFMPNSRGSRADYVDGFKLTEREYELIARELSNESRRFIVKQGHNSVVAELNLGGFDDELAILSGRTANVELADTIRAQTGDDPEAWLPLFQQQRSAG from the coding sequence TTGCCTAGAACCACTGCCGTCAGGAGCCGCGAGCTCGAGCCCGAGACCTTCATCCCTTATGTGCGGCATGTGGACGAGCGGGTGATCGCGCTCGACTCCCGCGCCCTGGTGGTGGTGATTGCCCTTGAGGGCGTGTCATTCGAGACCGCCGACACAATCGATCTCAACGCGCTGCATCGAGACCTCAACACGCTCTACCGGAACATCGCCGACGAGCGTCTGGCACTGTGGACGCATCTCATCCGCCGCCGCGACAATGAATATCCCGACGGCAGCTTCGCCAATGCCTTCTCCAGAACCCTGAATGAGAAATACCGTGCGCGCATGATCGGCGAGGACCTGTTCCGCAACGATCTCTATGTGAGCCTCGTCTGGCATCCCGGTCGCGACGCGGCGGAGCGCGTGGTGGCGTTTCTGGCCAGCCTGCGCAAGGCAAGACGGGGTGGCGTCGAACTCGATAGGGACGCCCTCAAGAACCTCGACGACGCGATCGTCGACGTCACCGCAGGCCTCAAGCGCTTCAATCCCAGGGTGTTGACGCTCCAGGACCGTGACGGTCTGGTTTTCTCCGAACCCAGCGAGGTCTTGCACCAGCTGGTCGGCGGACGCCGCGAGGCAGTGCCGCTGACCGAAGGCCGCATCTCATCGGCGATCTATTCTGATCGGGTAATAGTCGGCAGGGAGACGGTCGAGATTCGGCACGAGGGATCGAGCCGCTATGCCGGCATGTTCGGCTTCAAGGAATATCCTGCGCGGACGCGATCGGGCATGTTCGATGGCCTGCTCACCGTGCCCTACGAGCTGATCCTGACCCAGAGTTTCTCGTTCCTGTCCAAGGCTGACGCCAAGACTGTCATGGGACGCAAGCAGAACCAGATGGTCAGCGCCGGCGACAAGGCAGGCTCGCAGCTCGAGGAGCTCGACGATGCTCTCGACGATCTGGAATCGAACCGCTTCGTGCTCGGCGACCATCATCTAACGCTGACGGTCTTTGCGGATAGTGTGAAGGCGCTGACCGACAATCTGGCGAAGAGCCGGACGCATCTGACCAATGGGGGCGCCGTCGTCGCGCGTGAGGATCTCGGCCTGGAAGCCGCATGGTGGGCGCAGCTGCCGGGCAATTTCCGATATCGCGTTCGCTCCGGCGCCATAACCTCGAAAAACTTCGCCGCCTTCTCGCCCTTCCATTCCTATCCCGTCGGTCAGCGCGACGGCAATGAATGGGGACCGGCGGTCGCCATGCTGAAGACCGCCTCGGGGTCTCCGCTTTATTTCAATCTGCACTATGGCGATCTCGGCAACACCTTCATCGGCGGCCCCTCCGGATCAGGCAAGACCGTGCTTCTGAACTTCCTCCTGTCCCAGACCGAGAAGTTCGATGCCCATATCGTCTTCTTCGACAAGGATCGTGGCGCCGATCTTTTCGTCCGCGCCGCCGGGGGAACCTATCTGCCGCTGCACAATGGCCGACCCACAGGCTGCGCACCGCTCAAGGGCATGGAGCTCACGCCCGAGAACCGGGTGTTTCTTGCCCAGTGGGTGACCAAGCTGGTCAGCTCGAAATCCCACGAAATCTCGGTTGCGGAGACCCGCGACATCGCTGGCGGGATCGACGGGCTTGCCGACCTGCCCGTCGAGCAGCGCACTATTGGAGCGCTCCGTACCTTCCTCAACAATACAGATCCGGAAGGCGTCGCAGCACGGCTACGCCGCTGGGAGAGGGGAGGGCCGCTCGGCTGGGTCTTCGACAATGACAGCGACGAGATCGGTATCGGCGCAAAATTCCTCGGCTACGACATGACCGACTTCCTCGACAATGAGGAAATCCGCACGCCGCTGATGGCCTATCTCTTCCATCGCGTCGAGCAACTGATCGACGGCCGCCGGATCATCATCGTCATCGATGAGTTCTGGAAGGCGCTCGCCGACGAAGGCTTTCGGGATCTCGCCCAGAACAAGCTCAAAACGATCCGCAAACAGAACGGGCTGATGCTGTTTGCGACGCAAAGCCCGCGCGACGCGATTAATTCCCCGATCGCTCATACCATCATCGAACAGTGCCCGACGCAGGTGTTCATGCCGAACTCGCGCGGCAGCCGGGCTGACTATGTCGACGGCTTCAAGCTCACCGAACGGGAATACGAGTTGATCGCACGTGAGCTCTCCAATGAGAGCCGCCGCTTCATCGTCAAGCAGGGGCACAACAGCGTGGTAGCCGAGCTCAATCTCGGCGGTTTCGACGACGAGCTCGCAATTCTCTCCGGCCGCACGGCCAATGTCGAGCTTGCCGACACGATCCGCGCCCAGACGGGCGACGATCCGGAAGCCTGGCTTCCGCTTTTCCAGCAGCAAAGGAGTGCAGGCTGA
- a CDS encoding type IV secretion system protein: MYTVFDFLDSQFTTPLQNFISSGTSGISAWVTGPLTVALTLYVILYGFLILRGSVQEPIMDFAFRAMKLAIILMLVRNAGEYQSYVTDVFFETLPREVSEALNTGGAPSASTFDSLLDKGQKSANDIWAQSAWPVDPLTSFAGLVVVFVTFIVASIGYVVSLYARVALAIVLAIGPLFIALAMFQSTRRFTEAWIGQLANFVILQVLVVAVGSLLVTSFATMFTTVEAYSDVLMRPIAVGAIGLASLYVFYQLPSIASALASGGASLTYGFAAGRDAHQSTVTRSIGWGWRKLTGRGREPSENKGR, encoded by the coding sequence ATGTACACCGTCTTCGATTTTCTCGACAGCCAGTTCACGACGCCGCTCCAGAACTTCATCAGTTCCGGCACGAGCGGCATCAGCGCCTGGGTGACGGGGCCATTGACGGTGGCGCTGACGCTTTATGTCATTCTCTACGGCTTCCTCATCCTGCGCGGCTCCGTGCAGGAACCGATCATGGATTTTGCGTTCCGCGCGATGAAGCTCGCCATCATTCTGATGCTGGTGAGGAATGCCGGCGAATATCAGAGCTATGTGACCGATGTTTTCTTCGAGACGCTTCCGCGTGAAGTGTCCGAGGCGCTCAATACCGGTGGCGCACCGAGCGCCTCGACCTTCGACTCGCTCCTCGACAAGGGCCAGAAGTCGGCAAACGACATCTGGGCGCAGTCGGCCTGGCCGGTCGATCCGCTGACCAGCTTCGCCGGCCTGGTCGTGGTCTTCGTCACCTTCATCGTCGCCTCGATCGGCTATGTTGTCTCGCTCTATGCCCGCGTGGCGCTCGCGATCGTGCTAGCCATCGGCCCGCTCTTCATCGCGCTCGCAATGTTCCAGTCGACCCGCCGCTTCACCGAGGCGTGGATCGGGCAGCTTGCGAATTTCGTGATCCTGCAAGTGCTGGTCGTGGCGGTCGGCTCGCTGCTGGTCACGAGCTTTGCCACCATGTTCACCACGGTCGAGGCCTATAGCGACGTGCTGATGCGGCCGATCGCCGTTGGCGCCATCGGCCTCGCCTCGCTCTATGTCTTTTATCAGTTGCCCAGCATCGCCTCGGCGCTCGCTTCCGGCGGTGCGTCTTTGACCTACGGTTTTGCCGCCGGCCGTGACGCGCATCAGAGCACGGTCACGCGCAGCATTGGCTGGGGCTGGCGCAAGCTGACGGGCAGGGGCCGCGAGCCCAGCGAAAACAAGGGGAGATAA
- the virB10 gene encoding type IV secretion system protein VirB10, translating to MSDTTTETTIPGERAQTTTARKADKNPLMKRGAVVLAVVAFMGFAMWSMRQAPREEADQPGTGVIRQTTEFEPARAEPEPVVLPMPAVTLPMPSLATPETPPVDELLEAARRAPVMAFGGGQTGTGNRTTAGAAATTDSSFLPVDGLLGGGQQGEKEDQRFNRMLTPTVLEGSKAGHLGNRNFIVAMGTSIPCALETALSSDQPGFTSCVITRDVLSDNGRVVLMEKGTQVVGEYRGGLRRGQSRLFVLWNRAKTPTGVIITLASPATDAIGRAGFDGYVDTHWWERFGSALLLSVVGDVATWAGQELQQSDVQAQGTTSAGKDATAIAVEQSINIPPTLMKHQGSLVSIFVARDLDFSSIYGLRVTEPRNTIYDRAVMGDFYPRSDLVTK from the coding sequence ATGTCCGACACAACGACAGAGACGACGATCCCGGGCGAACGGGCGCAGACGACGACGGCCCGCAAGGCAGACAAGAACCCGCTCATGAAGCGGGGGGCGGTCGTCTTGGCGGTCGTAGCCTTCATGGGCTTCGCCATGTGGTCGATGCGACAGGCGCCCAGGGAGGAGGCTGATCAACCGGGCACAGGCGTCATCCGACAAACCACGGAATTCGAGCCTGCACGCGCCGAGCCGGAACCCGTCGTGCTTCCCATGCCGGCAGTCACTCTGCCGATGCCGTCATTGGCCACGCCGGAGACGCCGCCTGTCGACGAACTTCTCGAGGCGGCACGGCGCGCCCCGGTCATGGCCTTCGGTGGCGGACAAACAGGAACCGGCAATCGAACAACCGCCGGCGCGGCGGCCACCACCGACTCCAGCTTCCTTCCGGTCGATGGTCTTCTGGGCGGCGGTCAACAGGGCGAGAAAGAGGATCAGCGCTTCAATCGCATGCTGACGCCAACCGTACTGGAGGGCTCCAAGGCTGGCCATCTCGGCAATCGCAACTTCATCGTCGCCATGGGCACGTCGATCCCCTGCGCATTGGAAACCGCCTTGTCTTCGGACCAGCCCGGCTTCACGAGCTGCGTCATCACCCGCGACGTCCTTTCCGATAATGGCCGGGTGGTGCTGATGGAGAAAGGCACCCAGGTCGTCGGCGAATATCGCGGCGGCTTGCGACGTGGCCAGAGCCGGCTGTTCGTGCTGTGGAACCGGGCCAAGACCCCGACCGGCGTCATCATCACGCTCGCCTCTCCCGCGACCGACGCGATCGGGAGGGCCGGGTTCGACGGCTATGTCGATACACATTGGTGGGAGCGCTTTGGCAGCGCGCTGCTGCTGTCCGTTGTCGGCGATGTCGCGACCTGGGCGGGTCAGGAACTGCAGCAGAGCGATGTCCAGGCACAGGGTACGACAAGCGCGGGCAAGGATGCCACGGCCATCGCGGTCGAGCAGTCGATCAATATTCCGCCGACGCTGATGAAGCATCAGGGGTCTCTGGTGTCGATATTCGTCGCACGAGATCTCGATTTCTCCAGCATCTATGGCCTGCGCGTCACCGAGCCACGCAATACGATCTACGACCGGGCGGTAATGGGCGACTTCTATCCGCGTTCGGATCTGGTAACGAAGTAG
- the virB5 gene encoding P-type DNA transfer protein VirB5 encodes MRTRKAILAAAAALALSTTMSLAQGIPVIDKTAILRWASQLEAMKEQFDALNQQIAQAEQLYGSLNKLTNMADVASLLNQPEIRKALPQDFAAIESLLSGNGSGVFGDSASRFLESNSTYQTSANDFYAQELARIQNRNAGQMSLGQQIYDAATKRIDGIDQLRQQISSASDAKDVADLQARLQAESAFLQTDLLRMQGLQMVQAAQAQVEEQRKAEDWRKRIDTMNTALGQ; translated from the coding sequence ATGCGCACACGCAAAGCGATCCTGGCGGCCGCTGCCGCTCTTGCCCTGTCGACGACCATGTCGCTCGCTCAGGGCATTCCGGTCATCGACAAGACGGCTATCCTGCGCTGGGCGAGCCAGCTCGAGGCGATGAAAGAGCAGTTCGACGCGCTCAATCAGCAGATTGCGCAGGCCGAGCAGCTCTATGGCTCGCTGAACAAGCTAACGAACATGGCGGACGTGGCCTCGCTACTGAACCAGCCGGAGATCCGCAAGGCGCTGCCACAGGACTTTGCCGCGATCGAGAGTTTGCTGAGCGGCAATGGCTCGGGTGTGTTCGGGGATTCAGCCTCGCGGTTCCTCGAAAGCAATTCGACCTATCAGACCTCAGCCAACGATTTCTATGCACAGGAACTGGCCCGTATCCAGAACCGCAATGCCGGCCAGATGTCGCTTGGCCAGCAGATCTATGACGCAGCGACCAAGCGCATCGATGGCATCGACCAGTTGCGCCAACAGATCAGCTCCGCAAGCGACGCCAAGGACGTAGCCGATCTGCAGGCGCGGCTTCAAGCCGAGAGCGCCTTCCTGCAAACCGATCTTCTGCGCATGCAGGGCCTGCAGATGGTGCAGGCAGCGCAGGCCCAGGTCGAGGAGCAGCGCAAGGCTGAGGATTGGCGCAAGCGCATCGACACCATGAACACGGCGCTCGGCCAATGA
- a CDS encoding lytic transglycosylase domain-containing protein, translating to MPVAFVDLAQQCAPQITVETLAAIVSVESAFRPFAIRINSDHPLADPPRTRAEAIETATILIAEGVDIDLGLTGLPARDLPRLGLSVGDSFDFCMNLKASATLLDGYYRVAVGDGASAAEARVAMLRAWYGRGDASIGEMVGYDTKVLAEQSRLSGHLDRLEITVVAGEGSAAGQADLEGRNAAANSPQARPNEQGSSDAAPRWDVFGSGRRSSVLVFSNQHKE from the coding sequence ATGCCGGTGGCTTTCGTGGATCTCGCCCAGCAATGCGCGCCCCAGATCACTGTGGAGACGCTGGCCGCCATCGTGAGCGTGGAAAGCGCATTCCGGCCCTTCGCCATCCGGATCAATTCGGATCACCCGCTCGCGGATCCGCCGCGAACGCGAGCAGAAGCGATCGAGACCGCAACGATCCTCATCGCCGAGGGCGTCGACATCGATCTGGGTCTGACCGGCCTCCCCGCCCGCGATCTGCCTCGTCTTGGCCTCTCGGTCGGCGACAGCTTCGATTTCTGCATGAATCTCAAGGCCAGTGCGACCCTGCTCGATGGCTACTACCGCGTCGCCGTGGGCGACGGCGCGTCTGCCGCCGAGGCGCGCGTTGCCATGCTGCGCGCCTGGTATGGCCGTGGAGATGCTTCCATCGGTGAGATGGTCGGCTACGACACCAAAGTCCTGGCCGAGCAATCACGGCTATCGGGGCACCTCGACCGCCTGGAGATTACCGTAGTGGCGGGAGAGGGATCCGCCGCTGGCCAGGCGGACCTGGAAGGTCGCAACGCTGCCGCCAATAGCCCGCAGGCGCGGCCGAACGAGCAGGGCTCGTCGGATGCAGCGCCGCGATGGGATGTCTTCGGTTCAGGGCGGCGATCCTCCGTCCTGGTCTTTTCCAATCAACATAAGGAGTGA